In a single window of the Terriglobales bacterium genome:
- a CDS encoding glycosyltransferase family A protein: protein MLNSLVRQDYPLMPNTKVYLADAGSTDSTVQIALGFADRLNLEVIPGGLPAVGRNNGAHRAGTSYLLFIDADIEVADPTLVSRAVHLMKQKELHCVTTNIRCSGGSFMDRLLYAGNDFMQQLSRLFKPFSTGMFMLFARKRFIELGGFHEQALFAEDYMLSKHVARNKFGIVPGYVLTTNRRFKKMGHFPLVRLFLRTALNSWNDSFFLRDHKYWESGA, encoded by the coding sequence CTGCTGAATTCGCTAGTTCGGCAGGATTACCCGCTGATGCCGAATACGAAGGTGTACCTGGCTGATGCCGGATCAACTGACAGTACGGTGCAAATTGCGCTCGGGTTTGCTGACCGCCTCAACCTTGAAGTGATCCCAGGAGGGTTGCCGGCCGTAGGACGCAACAACGGGGCCCATCGTGCGGGAACTTCTTATCTCCTGTTTATTGACGCCGATATTGAGGTCGCAGATCCCACACTGGTTAGCCGTGCGGTCCACCTGATGAAGCAGAAAGAACTTCACTGTGTTACGACGAATATCCGCTGCTCAGGCGGGAGCTTTATGGACCGACTGCTCTATGCCGGCAACGACTTTATGCAGCAACTGTCGCGCCTGTTCAAGCCGTTTAGTACGGGAATGTTCATGCTTTTCGCCAGGAAGCGCTTCATAGAGCTGGGCGGATTTCACGAGCAGGCGCTATTTGCCGAGGATTATATGCTCAGCAAACATGTTGCGCGAAACAAGTTCGGAATAGTGCCGGGTTACGTGCTGACGACCAATCGCAGATTCAAAAAAATGGGGCACTTCCCGTTGGTTCGGCTGTTCCTTCGCACTGCGCTGAACTCGTGGAATGATAGCTTCTTCCTACGCGACCACAAATATTGGGAGTCGGGAGCTTAG
- a CDS encoding family 1 glycosylhydrolase: MPPITSDHSVLTSGSQTEVKLPARFLWGVSTAAHQVEGGNLNNQWWAWEAAGRVKSKDCCGNACNWWLQAERDFDLARDLGLNAMRLSLEWSRIEPRQNVWDTAAIHRYRQMLQGLRERGIRPFVTLHHFTNPLWFEHKGAFLDFEAPQLFERFTRRVISEFGDLCEDWVTFNEPNVYAALGYVVGEFPPGKRGDFVSAIRALSGMGRAHALAYRAIHELQPSAQVGWAHNYVVFHPAADSKLDRGIVRLVHELFNESFLRLVDRGSLAFPLHLLDGDTGNVQGTYDFVGLNVYSRFRVAFDLNFASQLFARIFVSEDAPQGDKGVENPYGEVYPAAIRAAVERVAPLGKPIYILENGVPDAADRIRPWLLMNVLREIHSLVAENHDLRGYFHWTLTDNFEWSEGWGLRFGLFSLDPTTQERKPRRSAELYKRIVQQNGLSPDLAREYEHPLAHATRNS, encoded by the coding sequence ATGCCACCCATCACCTCCGACCATAGTGTTCTTACATCCGGCTCGCAAACTGAGGTGAAGCTGCCTGCGCGATTTCTTTGGGGTGTTTCGACCGCGGCCCACCAAGTGGAGGGCGGGAACCTCAACAACCAGTGGTGGGCGTGGGAAGCCGCGGGACGAGTAAAATCGAAAGACTGTTGCGGCAACGCATGCAACTGGTGGCTGCAGGCGGAGCGCGATTTCGATCTGGCTCGCGATCTCGGTTTAAACGCCATGCGCCTTTCGCTCGAATGGAGTCGAATCGAGCCGCGGCAAAATGTTTGGGACACAGCAGCTATCCATCGTTACCGGCAAATGCTGCAGGGGCTTCGGGAACGAGGAATACGGCCATTTGTTACTCTCCACCACTTCACTAATCCGCTCTGGTTCGAACACAAGGGAGCGTTTCTCGATTTCGAAGCCCCGCAACTTTTTGAGCGTTTCACTCGCCGCGTAATATCCGAGTTCGGCGACTTATGCGAAGACTGGGTGACGTTCAACGAGCCCAATGTCTATGCTGCTCTCGGCTATGTTGTGGGTGAGTTCCCCCCTGGAAAGCGAGGCGATTTTGTCTCTGCGATCCGTGCGCTAAGCGGCATGGGGCGCGCCCACGCCCTGGCATACCGCGCCATTCATGAGCTGCAGCCCTCGGCACAGGTGGGATGGGCGCACAACTACGTGGTATTTCATCCGGCTGCTGATTCCAAGCTGGACCGCGGCATCGTTCGATTGGTACACGAACTCTTCAATGAAAGTTTTCTAAGGCTGGTTGACCGCGGAAGTCTGGCTTTTCCGCTTCATCTTCTCGATGGCGACACCGGTAACGTTCAGGGGACGTATGACTTCGTCGGTCTCAATGTGTACAGCCGGTTCCGCGTGGCTTTCGATCTGAACTTCGCCTCACAACTTTTCGCCCGGATTTTCGTTTCCGAAGATGCGCCGCAAGGCGATAAAGGCGTCGAAAATCCATATGGCGAAGTGTACCCTGCGGCGATCCGAGCGGCGGTGGAACGTGTCGCCCCGTTGGGCAAGCCGATCTATATCCTTGAAAACGGTGTCCCCGACGCTGCGGACCGCATTCGTCCCTGGTTGTTAATGAACGTACTCCGTGAGATACATTCCTTAGTTGCAGAAAACCACGATCTGCGCGGCTACTTCCATTGGACATTGACGGACAATTTCGAGTGGAGCGAGGGTTGGGGGCTGCGTTTTGGGTTGTTTTCACTGGATCCAACGACCCAGGAACGCAAACCGAGAAGGAGTGCGGAACTCTACAAACGGATCGTCCAGCAGAACGGCCTTTCACCTGATCTCGCGCGAGAGTATGAACACCCGCTAGCCCACGCGACGCGCAATTCCTAA